From Planococcus halocryophilus, the proteins below share one genomic window:
- a CDS encoding Gfo/Idh/MocA family protein: MISIGIIGAGIIGERVIKQLQQEENRVEIKIVYDEQAERLTEISQTYGIPMAKSVEDVLHSDINWVYIATPPAFHAEIAELAASAGINILCEKPLAHNVEGGESMVDSVQNNRVKTAMHFPLMYKPVIREMSKRIKIGHIGKIVRIELQTFFPDWPRLWQQNPWIGSRSQGGFVREVFPHYFQLMNRLFGELSFTSHHITYPEQEDKCETGMIAHGLTEEQIPFLLTGISNIGQKELLQFKVYGEHGVLTLENWTTLYESVKGEDRQLISDFEDVPSLFEEMNEQSTLLVNFEEGLIVQRYIDHLLTD; encoded by the coding sequence ATGATTTCAATTGGCATTATTGGAGCGGGAATTATTGGAGAACGAGTCATTAAACAACTCCAACAAGAAGAGAACCGCGTAGAAATAAAAATTGTTTACGATGAACAAGCTGAACGACTTACAGAAATTAGCCAAACCTATGGCATCCCGATGGCAAAATCAGTCGAAGATGTCCTTCACTCAGATATAAACTGGGTTTATATTGCAACACCGCCCGCTTTCCATGCAGAAATTGCGGAACTTGCAGCAAGTGCAGGGATTAATATTTTGTGCGAAAAACCGTTAGCCCATAATGTGGAGGGCGGCGAATCGATGGTAGACTCTGTGCAAAATAACCGTGTGAAAACGGCTATGCATTTTCCTTTAATGTATAAACCGGTAATCCGCGAAATGTCGAAACGTATTAAAATAGGGCATATTGGGAAAATTGTCCGCATCGAACTTCAAACCTTTTTCCCGGATTGGCCAAGGTTGTGGCAGCAAAATCCGTGGATTGGCTCAAGAAGTCAAGGGGGATTCGTCCGTGAAGTCTTCCCACATTATTTTCAATTGATGAATCGGCTTTTTGGTGAACTATCATTTACTTCCCATCACATTACTTATCCTGAACAGGAAGACAAATGTGAAACAGGGATGATTGCTCATGGACTCACCGAAGAACAAATTCCTTTCCTATTGACGGGAATTAGTAATATCGGTCAAAAAGAGTTATTGCAGTTTAAAGTGTACGGAGAACATGGTGTGCTAACGTTAGAGAATTGGACAACTCTTTACGAGTCGGTAAAAGGAGAAGATCGTCAATTGATCAGTGACTTTGAAGATGTGCCTTCACTTTTTGAAGAAATGAATGAACAATCGACGTTGTTAGTTAATTTCGAAGAGGGATTAATTGTCCAACGCTATATCGATCATTTATTGACAGACTAG
- a CDS encoding thermonuclease family protein yields the protein MKLKIMLLALFFLSGCGMVESIDTPNTTDQIDVEVTQVIDGDTIKIMYEGQEVTVRYLLMDTPETNHPRLGEQPLGKDATEENKRIIESGDVSIEFDVGDRLDDYDRLLAYIYVDGESVQEQMIRAGLARVAYVFPPNTRYLDQFEQAEQIAKENRVGIWQYENYSTNRGFNAEAYGQKPAANTSPTSEQQTDECDIKGNINRNGNKIYHLPSDSSYEQTNPEEWFCSEQDAQDAGFRGVGQ from the coding sequence ATGAAACTAAAAATTATGTTATTAGCCTTATTTTTTCTATCTGGCTGCGGAATGGTCGAATCCATTGATACGCCCAACACAACCGATCAGATAGATGTGGAAGTGACGCAAGTCATTGATGGGGATACCATTAAAATTATGTACGAAGGTCAAGAAGTAACCGTTCGTTATTTATTGATGGATACGCCGGAAACCAATCATCCGCGCTTAGGCGAACAACCACTTGGCAAAGATGCTACTGAAGAAAATAAACGGATTATTGAGTCTGGTGATGTTTCTATCGAATTTGATGTCGGGGACCGTTTGGATGATTATGACCGATTGCTTGCTTATATTTATGTTGATGGCGAAAGTGTGCAAGAACAAATGATTAGAGCTGGACTGGCCAGAGTCGCTTATGTGTTCCCGCCAAACACCCGTTACCTTGATCAATTTGAACAAGCAGAACAAATCGCTAAAGAAAATAGAGTAGGTATTTGGCAATATGAAAACTATTCAACCAACCGCGGATTCAATGCAGAAGCTTACGGACAAAAACCAGCTGCCAATACGTCCCCTACTTCTGAACAACAAACAGACGAATGCGATATTAAAGGGAATATTAACCGCAACGGCAATAAAATCTATCATTTGCCAAGTGATTCTTCCTACGAACAAACCAATCCAGAAGAATGGTTTTGCTCTGAACAAGATGCACAGGATGCAGGCTTTAGAGGCGTTGGACAGTAG
- a CDS encoding YolD-like family protein produces MKHNKYLKVVGDVKDRGRIKWTALMLPEHVEMIREWYAKDELIAKPELTEDDLQLLQEEMDIALKRQCEVVIQSWEEGVVYEHRGTIEGIEARNRMIVCKEGEKRHRLPFDGVISIVMIE; encoded by the coding sequence GTGAAACACAATAAATATTTAAAAGTTGTAGGAGATGTTAAAGATCGCGGACGTATTAAATGGACGGCGTTAATGTTGCCGGAGCATGTCGAAATGATTCGTGAATGGTACGCAAAAGACGAACTAATAGCAAAGCCTGAATTGACAGAAGACGATTTGCAGCTGCTACAAGAAGAAATGGACATCGCGTTAAAACGTCAATGTGAAGTGGTGATTCAAAGTTGGGAAGAAGGAGTGGTTTATGAGCATAGAGGGACGATTGAAGGCATCGAGGCAAGGAATCGCATGATTGTGTGTAAAGAGGGAGAGAAAAGACATCGGCTGCCGTTCGATGGAGTCATTTCGATTGTAATGATTGAGTAA
- a CDS encoding DNA polymerase thumb domain-containing protein, with the protein MKKQELPEASIFCIDMCGFYASVSAVELGLDPLEVCLAVVGNQERKGSVVLAASPMMKKRFGVRTGTRLFEIPNHRDILLVEPKMKLYLQKSMAITELLARYAPKESIHIYSVDESFIELTGTEKLWGPPEFTMRRIQQELLDSFKLPSSVGGGPNMLLAKLSLDLEGKKMGFAYWNYSDVPKKLWPVQPLSRMWGIGSRTEKTLNSMGIFSVGDLACTDVSVLEKQFGIMGNQLHQHANGIDLSDMGSPLVEGQISYGKGQILYRDYIEEQDIMTIVLEMCEDIAMRTRQARRAGRTIHLSIAYSKTAFGGGFSRSRSIDEATNDTMEMYRVCQSLFREHFQHKPVRQISLAISNLEEESSMQLSLFDEKKFENRQLGEAMDTIRKRYGYSAIYRGISATQAGTAIARTKLIGGHNKE; encoded by the coding sequence ATGAAGAAGCAGGAACTACCAGAAGCTTCTATCTTCTGCATCGATATGTGCGGCTTTTACGCGAGTGTTTCGGCGGTTGAGCTTGGACTAGACCCTCTAGAAGTTTGTCTTGCAGTTGTCGGAAATCAGGAACGAAAGGGTAGTGTTGTGTTAGCTGCATCGCCAATGATGAAAAAGCGTTTTGGCGTCAGGACAGGTACACGACTTTTTGAAATTCCAAATCACCGAGATATTTTATTAGTAGAGCCCAAAATGAAATTGTATTTGCAAAAATCTATGGCGATTACTGAATTATTAGCAAGGTACGCGCCGAAAGAATCGATTCATATTTACAGCGTTGACGAAAGTTTTATTGAACTGACAGGTACCGAAAAATTATGGGGACCTCCAGAATTTACTATGCGCCGCATTCAGCAAGAATTATTGGACTCTTTTAAACTGCCATCTTCAGTTGGGGGAGGTCCTAATATGTTGCTGGCCAAATTGTCATTAGATTTAGAAGGAAAAAAGATGGGATTTGCTTATTGGAACTATAGCGATGTACCGAAGAAATTATGGCCAGTACAGCCATTAAGTCGAATGTGGGGCATTGGATCTCGAACAGAAAAAACCTTAAACAGTATGGGGATTTTTTCTGTAGGAGACTTGGCATGTACCGATGTTTCTGTTTTGGAAAAACAATTTGGGATTATGGGCAATCAGCTGCATCAACATGCTAATGGCATCGACCTTTCGGATATGGGATCCCCCTTAGTCGAAGGACAGATTAGCTATGGCAAAGGACAGATTTTGTACAGGGATTACATAGAAGAACAAGACATCATGACCATTGTTTTGGAGATGTGTGAGGACATCGCGATGCGCACACGTCAAGCCCGGCGTGCAGGGCGAACCATCCATTTGAGTATCGCTTATAGCAAGACAGCTTTTGGGGGCGGGTTTTCTCGTTCTCGGTCTATTGACGAAGCGACAAATGACACCATGGAAATGTATCGTGTTTGCCAAAGTCTTTTCCGTGAACATTTCCAACATAAACCGGTACGGCAAATTTCACTAGCCATCAGCAATTTAGAAGAAGAGTCTTCTATGCAGTTGAGTCTCTTTGATGAAAAAAAGTTTGAAAACAGACAGCTCGGAGAAGCAATGGACACGATTCGGAAACGATATGGCTATTCAGCCATTTACCGAGGCATTTCTGCAACGCAAGCAGGCACTGCCATTGCACGAACCAAATTAATCGGCGGACACAATAAAGAATAA